One part of the Arabidopsis thaliana chromosome 1 sequence genome encodes these proteins:
- a CDS encoding rhodanese-like domain protein (CONTAINS InterPro DOMAIN/s: Rhodanese-like (InterPro:IPR001763), Serine hydrolase (InterPro:IPR005645); BEST Arabidopsis thaliana protein match is: Rhodanese/Cell cycle control phosphatase superfamily protein (TAIR:AT2G40760.1); Has 5925 Blast hits to 5912 proteins in 1592 species: Archae - 0; Bacteria - 2946; Metazoa - 156; Fungi - 408; Plants - 229; Viruses - 0; Other Eukaryotes - 2186 (source: NCBI BLink).), whose protein sequence is MGTSSCGDHEKQRIEDEEQYGVLLYYKYTSVPDLDELVSFYESSCNSLGLLGRVRLSPKGVNVTVGGKLTALEEHIAAAKSNCLFEGTDFKLASCHHPLNDKVAEECGFTSLSIRVVEELVTFSPCPPLKPPEISNAGKHLSAAEFHSVLQSANGKSENKELVLLDARNLYETRIGKFESENVETLDPEIRQYSDLPTWIDQNAEKMKGKNVLMYCTGGIRCEMASAYIRSKGAGFENTFQLYGGIQRYLEQFPSGGFFKGKNFVFDHRISVGSSKEDIIGSCLLCNNTFDDYSPRCRCRLCRMLVLVCNHCRVKGDIYICELCRKHGKGEVPLSLDPLNQPSESNGDNTRRKLRILCLHGFRQNASSFKGRTGSLAKKLKNIAELVFIDAPHELQFIYQTATPPSGVCNKKFAWLVSSDFDKPSETGWTVAQCQFDPLQYQTQTEGFDKSLTYLKTAFEEKGPFDGILGFSQGAAMAAAVCGKQEQLVGEIDFRFCVLCSGFTPWPLLEMKEKRSIKCPSLHIFGSQPGKDRQIVTQASSDLAGLFEDGCATIVEHDFGHIIPTKSPYIDEIKAFLYQFI, encoded by the exons ATGGGAACGAGCTCGTGTGGCGATCACGAGAAGCAGAgaattgaagatgaagagcAATACGGTGTGTTGCTGTACTACAAGTACACCTCTGTTCCTGATCTAGATGAGCTCGTTTCCTTCTATGAATCTAGCTGCAACTCATTAGGTCTACTCGGCCGAGTCAGGCTCTCCCCTAAAGGCGTCAATGTTACT GTTGGTGGGAAATTAACTGCATTGGAGGAACATATTGCCGCTGCAAAGTcgaattgtttgtttgaagGGACTGACTTCAAGCTTGCATCTTGCCATCATCCCTTGAATGACAAAGTTGCTGAGGAATGTGGGTTTACATCACTCTCCATCCGAGTTGTTGAG GAGTTAGTGACCTTTAGTCCTTGCCCTCCCCTTAAACCCCCAGAAATTTCAAATGCTGGGAAGCATCTCTCTGCTGCAGAGTTTCATTCGGTCCTGCAGAGTGCCA ATGGGAAGTCTGAGAATAAGGAACTTGTTTTGCTTGACGCGAGGAACCTGTACGAGACACGGATTGGAAAATTCGAATCAGAAAATGTGGAGACCCTTGATCCTGAAATCAGGCAATATAGCGATTTGCCAACCTGGATTGATCAGAATGCCGAGAAAATGAAGGGCAAAAACGTGCTCAT GTACTGCACTGGTGGAATCAGATGTGAAATGGCATCTGCATATATCAGATCTAAAGGTGCTGGATTTGAGAATACTTTTCAG CTCTATGGTGGCATACAGAGATACCTTGAACAATTTCCCAGTGGTGGGTTCTTCAAAGGGAAGAACTTTGTGTTTGATCACCG GATCTCAGTTGGGAGCTCAAAAGAGGATATAATAGGCAGCTGCCTTCTCTGCAACAATACCTTTGACGACTATTCTCCACGTTGCCGTTGCAGATTATGCCGGATGCTTGTTTTAGTCTGCAATCATTGTCGG GTTAAaggagatatatatatatgtgagcTGTGTCGTAAACACGGAAAAGGGGAAGTCCCTTTGAGTCTTGATCCCTTAAACCAACCTTCTGAAAGCAATG GTGACAATACAAGACGGAAGCTGAGGATCTTGTGCTTGCATGGATTTAGGCAGAACGCGTCTAGCTTTAAAGGGAGGACCGGATCACTAGCAAAGAAACTGAAGAATATTGCCGAGCTTGTGTTCATCGATGCACCACACGAATTACAGTTCATCTACCAAACTGCTACCCCTCCATCCGGAGTATGCAATAAGAAGTTTGCGTGGTTGGTGTCATCAGATTTTGATAAACCGAGTGAAACAGGCTGGACAGTGGCCCAATGCCAGTTCGATCCATTGCAGTATCAGACTCAAACTGAAGGGTTTGATAAATCGTTGACATACTTGAAGACGGCATTTGAAGAGAAAGGGCCTTTTGATGGCATTCTCGGATTCTCTCAAGGTGCAGCAATGGCTGCGGCTGTATGTGGGAAACAGGAGCAGCTCGTAGGTGAAATAGACTTCAGATTCTGCGTGTTGTGCTCGGGTTTCACACCGTGGCCATTGTTGGAGATGAAGGAGAAACGATCGATTAAATGCCCTTCACTTCACATATTCGGAAGTCAGCCTGGAAAAGACAGACAAATTGTGACTCAAGCCAGCTCAGACCTGGCGGGGTTGTTTGAAGATGGTTGCGCCACCATTGTTGAGCACGATTTTGGCCACATCATTCCTACAAAGTCTCCTTATATTGATGAGATTAAAGCTTTCCTTTACCAATTCATTTGA